The DNA sequence CTTCGAGGTGAGCGTGTGGTACATGGCCTGCAAGAGGGGCAAgatgcgctcgtcgcgcgtgATCGCGTAATAATGCGCAAGTCGCCATGCTGATGTGAGATGGCAGAAAACGTACGTGTCCGGCATGCATTCCAGCTCATATCGCCGTCGTGCTTCGATTCTAGCAGCTTGCCACTCGCAGGAACCCAGCCGTTTTTGTCGTGCACGAGAAAATCGGCGACAAGGCCCGTCTTGCagtgccgcagctgcgAGGTAGCAGCCTCCAGTGTTGACTCAAGCACTTGCTGccactgcgcgcgtgcacgaGGATCTGGGTGCTTGGTGTGGAACAGGAGGAAGCTCGAGAGAATAAAGTCGGAACTGCGCGTTGCGTCGTACAGTTTCCTGTTCTGCTTATCCTCCTCGTTGCACCAATCGCCCAAAAGGGGGGTATGCAGTCGCGGATGGATACAGTGCGCCATAATCGCATCGGCAAGCCGGGCGCCTTCGTTGCCGTATGCACCGGCAGGATACATGGGCGATCCATGCGCCCATTTCTGCTGGGCCAAGAAAAGCGCGGTAGCAATGTCGATATCTGCATGAGTATTTTGCGCACGTACCACCGTCGGTCGCACAGTCCTCCGCATCCTCCTTGACGTACAGTTGTCCGTGCTTATTGCTGCGGATCTGCCACTTCATGAGGCCGTGCTCGTTGCGGTACGCGAGGAAAAACGCGAGAAGCCCGTCAAAATCCTGCTGGCTGGGGTCAGCTTTTCGGAGACGTACGTATTGTGCAGAACAGCAATCAGCATGGCATAGCCTGAGGTCAGCCGGACAGTACACGTACCGTGCGCTTCCGAGCAGGTAATTGCATCCTCATTATCGCTCTGCGTGTAAGAATGCCACGCAAAGCATACGCACTTCGTCGTTGTAGAAGCAGTATAGGCCCTGTGCGCGTCAGTGCCGGCATACGAGCACACATACAGCAGGTGAAGAGCGCATGTAGCGCTCGCGCCAGTACGCGTACTTGGCATCCATCACTATGGAAGGCTAAGGGCAAGTCCCGTGCATGCATGATACCATGTGGCAGTGCAACATaatcgcgcgcacaagccccgcagcgcagcgcggcaaaggaAGCACACTGCACGTCAAAAGGGGAGCGCAGCAAGTCGAGCATTTGTCGAGATAACATGCATTACATGATGTATTTTTAGTACACCTACAAGAGGTCCACTCGTCATGCCGCCATACAATATATAAGAAAATGTTTAGCGACGGGCAGCACC is a window from the Malassezia vespertilionis chromosome 7, complete sequence genome containing:
- a CDS encoding uncharacterized protein (CAZy:GH8; EggNog:ENOG503P25N; COG:S); this encodes MGRVRTKTVKRASRVLIEKYYPRLTPLDFHLNKKVIDEVAIVPTKRLRNRIAGFTTHLMRRIQRGPVRGISFKLQEEERERKDQYVPEVSALDSSVAPLEIDPDTDELIRMLGFDNLPVTVTAPITAVAPERKGRHVPVMDAKYAYWRERYMRSSPAGLYCFYNDESDNEDAITCSEAHGYAMLIAVLHNTQQDFDGLLAFFLAYRNEHGLMKWQIRSNKHGQLYVKEDAEDCATDGDIDIATALFLAQQKWAHGSPMYPAGAYGNEGARLADAIMAHCIHPRLHTPLLGDWCNEEDKQNRKLYDATRSSDFILSSFLLFHTKHPDPRARAQWQQVLESTLEAATSQLRHCKTGLVADFLVHDKNGWVPASGKLLESKHDGDMSWNACRTPWRLAHYYAITRDERILPLLQAMYHTLTSKHFPSVPAGLRVRDAKPLVDYSWYLAYTLGDSSAHMAAVRALDDEESSYFGDSIDLVVAEEAMAAPHWLA